A genomic segment from Takifugu rubripes chromosome 20, fTakRub1.2, whole genome shotgun sequence encodes:
- the LOC115247198 gene encoding tensin-3-like, whose amino-acid sequence MTGFQPPQSSPLLSVSTPNASSSPRGAFRGLTRGLGLHREMNSTDLPLLLLGNGSLEHSLLEAVEDLKGLNLGVGQKGPPPVLPEKRRGSESRELLSHSPSLSGSSSPHSSSSLPFSSPMSPDSPRGVSGVPSPGADFGSKTEAVKFVQDTSKFWYKPDISRDQAIAVLKDKDPGAFIVRDSHSFRGAYGFGHEGRYTSSLCFTAE is encoded by the exons ATGACCGGATTCCAACCCCCCCAGtcgtctcctcttctttccGTCAGCACCCCTAATGCCAGCAGCTCTCCCCGGGGGGCCTTCAGAGGCCTGACTAGAGGTCTGGGGTTGCACAGGGAGATGAATAGCACAGACTTGCCCTTGTTGTTGCTGGGGAACGGCAGCCTGGAGCACAGCCTGCTGGAGGCCGTGGAGGACCTCAAAGGCCTGAACCTCGGCGTGGGGCAAAAGGGTCCCCCCCCAGTGCTCCCTGAAAAGAGGAGAGGCAGTGAGAGTAGAGAGCTTCTCTCCCACTCACCTTCTCTGAGTGGGTCTTCAAgtcctcacagcagcagcagcctccccttctcctcccccatgAGTCCTGACTCCCCCAGAGGAGTCAGTGGAGTCCCATCACCTGGAGCAG ATTTTGGCAGCAAAACGGAAGCCGTGAAGTTTGTGCAGGACACCTCAAAGTTCTGGTACAAGCCTGACATCTCCAGAGACCAAG CCATCGCAGTTCTGAAGGACAAAGATCCGGGAGCCTTCATCGTCAGGGACAGCCATTCGTTCCGGGGGGCGTACGGTTTTGGCCATGAAGGTCgctacacctcctccctctgttttacAGCAGAGTAA
- the LOC115247262 gene encoding LOW QUALITY PROTEIN: tensin-3-like (The sequence of the model RefSeq protein was modified relative to this genomic sequence to represent the inferred CDS: deleted 1 base in 1 codon), with protein MSRGVRLKGCPNEPYFGSLTALVCQHSITPLALPCKLILPDRDPMLDLNEKPSVTAANSAAELLRQGAACNVWYLGSVALESLTGHQAVQKATTMTISMDPPPQSTVVHFKVSAQGITLTDNQRKLFFRRHYAVSTVIFCSLDPQGRKWTRGSSFKRKALWICSQERSERDGKHVHLFAEHDPEQPASAIVNFVSKVMIGSHKK; from the exons ATGTCT AGGGGGGTTCGGCTCAAAGGCTGC CCCAACGAGCCCTATTTCG gaagtctgaCAGCTCTGGTCTGTCAACACTCCATCACCCCGCTGGCTCTGCCTTGCAAACTCATCCTGCctgacagag ATCCGATGTTGGACCTGAATGAAAAACCTTCAGTGACGGCGGCGAACTCGGCAGCTGAACTCCTCAGGCAGGGAGCGGCGTGCAACGTCTGGTACCTGGGCTCTGTGGCGCTGGAGTCCCTGACGGGACACCAGGCGGTTCAGAAGGCCACCACAATGACCATCTCCATGGACCCGCCGCCACAATCTACTGTTGTTCACTTTAAGGTGTCGGCTCAGGGGATCACGCTAACGGACAACCAGAGGAA gttgttCTTCCGGAGACATTACGCCGTCAGTACCGTCATCTTCTGCTCTCTGGACCCGCAGGGCAGGAA GTGGACAAGAGGCAGCAGTTTTAAACGCAAA gctctttgGATTTGTAGCCAGGAAAGATCAGAGCGAGACGGAAAACATGTGCATCTGTTCGCCGAACACGACCCTGAGCAGCCGGCCAGCGCTATCGTCAACTTTGTATCCAAAGTTATGATTGGCTCCCATAAAAAGTGA